From the Vibrio ziniensis genome, the window TTATATTGGTACAGTGGTGGAGAATACATTCAAGTTGGTTTGACTAGCTATGGCCCAGGAACATTTTGTGGTGATTCAAGATACAGTGCTACATCGGTTTTTACCGAAATATATAACTATGCAGACTGGATTGATAGTGTATTAGCAGGCGATGAGACTGCGAAATATGTTGTAACAGAAGCAACAAGATTAGCCTATGTGGGCATTAGTGACTCTTCTTCTAGCACTAGTGACAATGGTGGTTCATTGGGGTCATGGTTTCTAGTGTTTATGAGCTTATTTGTTGCCATTAGAAGAAACTACAACGCCTAAATTATCAGTTAATATTTTCCAATACTAAATGTCGTTATGATCTGTAGCTAAGGTTATAACGACATTTTTTTCACATCCCCTTTTTTATAGTTCCCTCTCTATCTAATTGTGCGGCCCAGTTCACTAGATGGTTTACTAGGTCTTGTGTAAGTCGCTGTGTCATGCACAATTTACATTATTATTGATATGTTAATATATTAATGTAACTGATATATAAGAGAAATAACTTGGTAAAACTTAAATATGTTTTGGGTCCAATTTACCCATTAGTTGCTACTGCATGTTTACTAATCGCATTGTTCATGATTAGTCGCGTCGGCCTTTCTCTATGGCATTTTGAGCGAGTAGTCGAAGCCCAAGGATGGTATGAAATACTCCTTAGTGGTTTGCGTGTTGATATTGCTTCGATATCTTATTTATTGATTCTTCCTGCACTATTGGCATCACTTATTTCAGGCGAACATTTTGTCGGGCGTATCTGGAATTGGGTGCTTCGCATATGGATTACAGCGGGTATTTGGTTTGTTGTTTACATGGAGGCTGTGACACCGCCGTTTATCATGGAATATGATCTGCGACCAAACCGTCTATTTGTTGAATATCTCATTTATCCTAAAGAAGTGTTCGGCATGCTTTGGTCTGGGTATAAATTCGAACTCTTTAGCTGTGTGATTATCACTTTTGTGGCGTTGCTATACGGTTGGAAGTGGAGTAAAAGAATTACGGCCAATATACACTATCCGCGTTGGTATTGGCGGCCTGTTACAGCCGTTTTTCTTGTTAGCTTGTGCTTGATTGGGGCAAGGTCGACGTTCGATCATCGCCCTCTTAATCCAGCGATGGTCGCTTTTTCTACTGATCCACTTATTAATGATTTAGCATTAAATTCCTCTTACTCAATGCTCTTTGCTGCTAAGCAGATGGGTTCAGAAGCGAGCGCATTTAAGTTTTACCCTCCAATGGATAAGAAAGACATCATTGCGCAAGTTCAATCGTCAATGAATGTCGTGCCAAGTGTCTTTCTTGACCCCAGCAAACCCACATTAGTTAACCATAATGCAATGTTTACAGGACGACACAAAAACATTGTCATTCTATTAATGGAAAGCCACGGCGCTCGGTATGTAAAAAGTCTTGGCGGTAGGGATTTGTCTCCAAACATAGATAAATTGATGAAGGAAGGCTGGGCGTTTACTCGTATGTATGCCAGTGGCACTCGTTCTGTTCGTGGTATTGAAGCCGTAACAACAGGCTTTTCTCCTACACCAGCACGTTCAGTGGTTAAACTTGGTAAAAGTCAGACGAACTTTTTTACTGTTGCGGATTTGCTAAAAGAAAGGAAGTACCATACACAATTTATTTATGGGGGAGAAAGTCATTTTGACAACATGAAGAGCTTCTTCTTGGGTAATGGTTTTGTCGATATGCAAGATTTTCCAACTTTTGTTTCTCCAAAATTTGTTGGTTCGTGGGGAGCATCTGATCAAGACCTTTTTAGCAAAGCAGATGAACAATTTGCTCTATTTTCGGCACAAAAGCAGCCGTTTTTTAGCCTAGTGTTTACTTCTTCTAATCATAGTCCCTTTGAATATCCAGATGGTGTTATTGAACCTAATGATGGACCAAAACAATCGGTGGAAAATGCAGTTAAATATGCTGATCATGCCTTAGGTGAATTTATAGAAAAGGCAAAAAAATCAACCTATTGGAATGATACTGTTTTTGCTGTTATTGCTGACCATGATGCACGAACATTTGGGTCATTACCTGTTCCGATTGGTCATTTTAGAATACCAGCGGTTATTTTTGGTGGAGGTATTGAAGCTCAGCTGGATACCCGATTAGTGAGCCAAATTGATTTAGTTCCGACACTGCTTTCTCTGGCAGGAATTGAAAGTAGAAATCCTATGATCGGTCATGATTTAACCAAGGTTGTGCCGAAAGAAAAGCAACGAGCAATTATGCAGAGAGATAAAAACTTCGCTTGGATGACGCAAGACAATCAGGTTGTCGTTATACAGCCTGAAAAGGGGATATCAACTTATTTGTATAATCCTAAAGAGGATTCATTAATTGCAGCACCAGTCAAAGAAGATGTTGTGTCTAAAGCACACGCTAACGCTATGTGGGGAAATTTAGCATTCGAGAATAACTACTACACTGCCCAGCAGAGCTATTTCATTAGCCAATAGCAATTTAAGTCGTTACTGTAGTTTTAGAGGGGATATTGGTGCTAAGTAACGTATAATGGCTAGCACTCGCTAGAGTTAATGGCTTAGAAAACCAATATCCCTGAAAGTAAGATGCTCCCATATCTTTATATTTTTTGTACATACTCTGGTCTTCAATTCCTTCAAAAACGATGTCTATCTCTTTTGAACGACACAAATAAGTAATGAACTGCAAGTACTGCTCGTAAGCTGCATTAGACATCGATTTTGTAGTCATAACTTTGTCCACTTTGATTTGTTTTAATGGCAAACTCAGAAGGCTGTGGATTGAGCTATAACCAGAACCAAAATCATCTAATGACAGAGAAAATCCCATACTGCTAAGTATGTAAATTTGGTTTATTGCGTGCTTATTTCCATCGAGCATAACCGTTTCTGTTAGCTCCAATATGACGGATTTAGGCGTGATCCCTGAACTTACCGCGAGTGTGTATAGATTTGATGGAAAGTTGGTATCTAAGAGTTGCAATACAGAAACGTTTACGTTCACGCGTATACTGGTATTGTTTGATTGGTTATATTGATAAATAAATTCACATGCTTTGCTGAAAACTAGATATCCAAGTTCGTTGATTAATCCTTTCTTCTCCGCGATTGGGATAAACTCATCGGGGTATATTTCTCCGTAACCTTTTGAGCGCCATCTGACGAGTGCTTCAAAACTAGCCACCATTCCATTGGAAGCATTGATTATCGGTTGGAATTTTACAGTAAGAGAGCGTGAGTGAACGGCTTCTTTAAGTTCCTTTTCTATAAAAAAGAAACGATCAACACTGTACTGAGTTTTACCAGCATAAATTTCGATACGCGAGCTTTTGTTTTCACTTGCAAACTGGCAAGTTCTAGACGCGATGGCAAGACATTCATTTGACGTTAACTGTGCATCGATATACGGATAAACACCAATACTGATTTTGTCGCCATACAATTTACCATACTCAAGAGTAGACTCGGCATAATGTTTGAGAATTTTCCGGCAAAGGTGTTGCAGTTCGCCGGTGGTATAGTTGCCGAACAATAGTACTGCAAAATCGTCTGTCCGGACTCTATAATGCTCACATGAACTGTCTGGAAGTACTCGAAGCGCATCCATCAAATGCTCTATAATTTGCTGAAGAACATCCGTGCCATATTGATTTAAATACGTTTTTATATCGTCGATTTGTATATAAATAAGAGTGGCTTGGTTTTTCTGCGTTTTTGATATGGTCTCGATATCGTGTAGCAGCTTAGCTTTATTTGAGAGTCCGGTAGCATTATCGAAAAATGCAGCCTGGTGTAAGTAGGACTCCATCAACTTTTGGTCTGAAACATCACGATGACAGCCAATCATAAACGTTTGTCCGCATATCGTTTTTGCGGTTGCGACACCTTCAACCCATATGTATTGTCCGTTGGCTTTTCTTAAGCGGTACTGAGTAACAAAGTTGCCACCTTCATCGATATGCTGTCCGATTCGACTGTCAAGTAAAGTTGCATCTAAGGGATGAACAATATCAAACCATTCTGTTAGCTCAATGGTTTTGCTTTCGAAACCGAATTGATGATAAAACTCAGGATTATAAAATGTCATTAAACCTTGTTCATCCATATAGAACACACCGTGTTTGAACACGTCGAAAATGTGAATCAAACGCTTCAAATAGGTGTCATCTAAGACATTTTCTATCACAGACAACTTATCTTGTGTTAACGACATAACCACATACCAACTCTACCTACCGTTATTAAAACAAAGAGAAATATTGGCGGAAGAAACTTAAATTCGAAATACATCAACAAAAGGCATTAGATCAATAAATCTAATGAATGGTTTAATGTAGAGTGATTTGAATTTTGATTCAATTATTGATAATAATGATTGTTGCTATTCGTGCTATAGCGCAAGTTTTGATGACAAATATGTCCATTTGTAATGGACAAAAGTCGTGATTATAGAGCTATAAAAAATGCGGCTATAAGAGCCGCATAATTATACCTACGAGAAGTGTGATTAACGTTCCCAGTAAGCTTCTTCTAGACTGTCTTCACGCTCAGGTAGAGAACGTGACAAACGTGGAGAATGTTGTGTTAATACCTCATAACTTACACGGTTTGCGTATTTACATACTTGAGACAAAGAAGAATAGGTTAAATATGGTTGGTCGTGCTTAACTGAATTAGGAACATTGACCAAATGGAAATTATTCGCTGCCATATCATGCAACAGTGCTGATAAAGCACCATCACCAGCGCCATTTGTATTCTTAATTTCTAATGGACCCCCAAGATATGGACCAATATGCGAATAAACTTTAACTGGACTTGCACAATCATTTTTACGCATTGCACGGCTAAATTCGTATTTATTGAATTCTGGAATATTGCCTGGAAGCAGAGGTAACTCAGTTTCTCTTTTACTTGATTCATCTGTATAACCAGCCATAAATAATCCAACAGGACCTGAGGTGCAAAGCACTAAATCAACCCATTGCAATGCTTTATCTGATGCTAGTAACGGATCCTTTTCACCTGTTAACGCTTCGCCTTCTTCTTCATTCATCGCAACAATAGTGACATTTTCTTTAAGAAATTCTTGCCACCATTTCTCGTTACCTTCAATTACGTATTTAGTACCTAGAGTCAAGACCACTGGAATGTTGTTTGCTTTTGCCAGTCCAATTGCGCGTTCAACCGCTTTTGGCATTGGGTCTTCAGGCTTGCCACGCATAAGATAAGAGGAAACCACAAGTGCGGATGCTTTTTCGAAGACTTGCTCTGGGATACTTTCCGGGCGTAGTTTATTCATATGCCCTTCATTGATAGCAAATGTACGTTCACCATCTTCAGTGATTAGCGTATAACAACGACCAATAGGACCATCAACAGTTTGAAGATGATTCAAGTTCACACGAGATGAAGTTCTGCATAGGTAACGGTAAGCAAATGATCCGACTTCGATATTTTTTGACATGACGCCGAGGAGTACGGATTTACTGTCTGCGAGTACGGAGTAGTTATGAAGGGTGTTACCAATAGTATCACCTGGGTGTTGATGGGTGATCAAATCAAATTCAACTAACTCCTTATACAAAGCATCCGCTTTGTTCTCTTCAAGAACAAGAGAGTGGCCTTTACTTAAGTCGTATTTGGCTAAGAAGTCATCGTTTACTCGAGCTTCAATATCAACAATTGTTTGACCTACACCGACGATAGTCGGTCTGTGTAGCTTTGGTGCTTGCTGAATATGATTAAGCAATGGATCTCGAGCATGTGTCGGAAAGTAGTGCTTAGATTTACGCTGTCCGGGAAACTTCATCTTTACTGTTAGGCAATAGAAATATTTCGTGCATAATATCACAAAATTATTTTGATATTTTCATTTTATTACACGAGAAATGGTTTTATTTTGGAACCATTTCTCGTGTGGCTTAGCTCTACTGGTCTGCAACTTGGTTCGATTGGAATGCGTTATATGCTTTTGTTCCCCATAGTGGCACTGTCGACAAGCTGTGTTTGAAACTGCCGTCAGTTTCTTTAGTTGTATATGACAAATAAAGAAGAGTTTGGTTTTCAGGATCAAAAATACGTCTTACTTTCATGGTTTTGAAAAAGATACTCTTTGATTGTTTGAAAACAACCTCACCAGATTTACTCTTATCAATCGCCGCAATCATCTCTGGCGTAATGTCACCTGTCTGTCTACATGAGATAGAACTATCACTAGGGTCTGAAAGGCTCAAATTTGCTTCTATGGAAGCAATATGGCAGGTAACACCTTCAATTTTGTCATCATGAAGCGAAGTTATTTTAATGTCTTTAAGAGTAAAAACACCCAGTGACACATCACCAACTTCGTTATCTGAACAACCGATTAGCAGCGTAGAAAGACCTACCGCCAAAAGTAATTTTCTCATTTTTCTTCCTATGGCGTTTCGTTCAAAACTATGCCCATCATATACCAACTTGAAAGCAGATACAGAAGCAAATCTCTGACTACAAACGCAGAAAGATCTATTAGATGAGACATCAAGACTTGTTAGATTGGTTCTAGCTAAGTATCCTTCGCTTATTCATTACGGCTAAACAAAGCATTAGCGTAAGCACTTCAATAGAAGAAAATTACATGACAGATTCCTATCTAAGCGTCGTAAAAGTTAAAAACCAGTGGTTGTTCGATCAAGTAGAAGTCGAGTTTCCTACGCCAGAAAGTTTAAAAGGGCGAGCTATCTACCAAGCGATTTGTGAAAGTAGCAAGATTACACCGATGGCTAGAAATATTGAAGGAATAGGCATTAATTCGGATGACATATATCTGGTTGATTTCCATCGTTTGACCGTCATGTTTTCACTACTTCAAGCTTCTCGTGGGTGTAATGAACAGGAGAAACATTATCTATTAGAGTTTTTTACTCAGATTATTTTCTCCGAACCTTGTTATCTTTATGTCGGTTTCAACCAATCTGAGCCAGTCGCCGCTGCGTTAGTAACACACTTTGAAAATGAATTATTGGTTTCGGACATTGTAATTAAAGATCCAAGCTACGGTTCCAACGAGCAATTCGCGCAAGCTGTAACCAATAAATGGTTAAAAAGTAATGAGTTTGCAGGATCGTTCTATATTGAGTTGTAATAAAAATCAGGGAATGCAGTAAGAAATTTCTGCGTTGATTTAAACAGTGACAATGCTACAAATTATGAACATTGCTCCATAAGCTCATTTCAAATTGTTAACTGAATCATTTTTCCTCTTTATTTTGTATTTAAACTGCAAGGAAAGGAGAAATATTATGGTTGGCAAAAAGACGAACTGCGTTATTTTTGATTGCGAAGGTACATTAGTCGATAGTGAGCGTTTGTGTTGTGAAGCCTTAGTACAGGTGTTTCATGAAATAGGGGCGGATCTATCTATTGAAGATATCATTGATAACTTTGAAGGTGGGAAAATAGCCGACATCATGCACTCAACTTTGCAACTTGCCGAAAAAACAGCAGATGTTGATGTTTTAGAACAAAGATATCGGGAAGTACTGGAGCCTCTTTTTTCACAGAAACTGATGCCAATGAGAGGAGCTGTTGAGCTTTTAGATTGGCTACGTGAAACAGAAACGGAATTTTGTGTTACGTCGAATGCTCCCAAAGAGCGAATAGAACTTGTTCTAAAATCAGCAGGGTTGTATAGCTATTTTCAAGGCAAAATTTTCTCAGCGTTTGAAGCAAATAGCTGGAAGCCCGAGCCAGATCTTATTCGTTATTGCGCTATGAATATGGGCTTTATGCTTGATGAATGTGTGTATGTGGATGATACTGAGAAAGGAATAAAAGCGGGACTCAATGCTGGAGTGAGTACATTTCAAATAACGCCTTTAACTTGGCAAAACCGAGTCTCTGATCCTAACGTAACGGTGCTAGATAGTTTAGAACAGTTGGCGCTCTATTTATCTTAACTCTGATTTCAATTTGCTAAACTAATGAAGTGTATTCTCTGACACATGGATGTATGGGGTTAACACTGTATTCGCAGATAAAATGGTTGGAATGACGTTGCTCAGTTCCAGAGTTTGGAATCCACATTTCCCACAAACAAACTTTTCGCCACTTTCGGATATCAGAAACTCATCGCCTTGGCATAGAGGGCAACACTCGATCATATTCATCACACATTCTCTTTAAACTGTTTTTTATTATGTAGTATTAGCTATTGCTTTATTTATGTTCAGAATAAACGGAATGTCGGTCGGTGATTGTTATAATTACACTATTCTTTCATTTTTTGAGATTCATTTCATAAATCTATGAATTGAGCTTATTGATGGTAGAGCCTTTATTAACGTAGATAGTGATTTTGATAGAAACTTATGAAAACGAAAAGAAAAATATTTAAGTGGAGTCGAATAAATGAATGATAAATTTTGTATTGTTTTAACCACAACAAACAGTCAAGAAGTTACCCAGCAATTGATTCGTAATTTACTATCAAATCAGTTGGCAGCCTGTATTCAAACATTACCGATTAATAGCCATTACATCTGGGAAGGGGAAGTGTGTAATGATGAAGAGATACTTCTAGTGATAAAAACACAAGCCCATTTATTTTCCCAAATCGAGGGAGTGATTGAACAAATTCATAACTATGAAGTCCCACAGCTTGTTCAGGTGCCGATAACTGACGGCTTCAATCCCTATTTAAAATGGATTGAAGCCAATACGCTTTAGGAATGGAATCGTTGGGGGTTGATGCGACGTTGTACATTAAGCAAAGTGAGTGAAGCCAACGCACCTAAGGTATCGCAAAGCATGTCTTTTTGCGCGTCCCAGATATCGCCTTGCGAGCCCAAAAATGCTATACCTTCGTCACCGCCCGCAAGGTCCGCATACCACCATTCAACTATTTCATAGCCAGCAGCAATACTCATAATACAAAAAAGTGCATAGCTTGCGGCTAGCCAAGGTTTCGCCAGTCGTTTTCGGATAAGTAGTTCAGCAATGGGGTAAGCGTATAACCCAATAGAAAAGTGAGCGACACGGTCAAAATTATTACGATCTGAAGCAATTAACTGGTTAAACCAATCAAATGGAACCTCGGCGAAAGTATATTTTGCTCCGACAGTGTGAAGCGTCAGCCAGATAAAGAACAGCACGTATGACGTTGTACTCAGCGTTTGTTTGATTGACACCCACCATACAATCATAAGTATCAATAGAGCTGGAATAATTTCAGCTATCCAGACAGCTCTAGAAGATGGACATATGGCTGAAAAAACAAAGACGCCAGAATACGCCACACTCAAAACTGATAGGCTTTTAGGTAGATTCATAAATCATCAATCCTTTACTCATTTTTCATGAGTATGTTTACATCATTAGAAACAGTGTTCAATTAAGTTTTGTGAAAAATTGAATAGAATAATCTTACACTCATTTATAATTTTACTTGTCGCTAGTGGTAAAAATTGAATAAAGGTCAAAGCCTTAATAGTTTCGTTCTAATCTTACTCGACAAAAAGGAACACATGGCTTTGAATAAAAGAAGGGAAGATTGAGAGAAACTATATGACTGAAGCACAGCAATTGTCCGCAACGTTTCAAAACTATGTTGAAAATCCTTTATTGTGGCCAATTTTGGAAGTGTTGAAACGTCAACCGTCAGGTTGGAAAGTTCATAAGCTAGCCGCGCATTTAATTGAACTAGAGTTGATGCCCACTTTAGATGAAGCACCAGAGAAAGATCTATTCAAACGAAACTTTCTCATTATGAATGCGCTCTACCAGTTGCAAGAGACATTGTATCCGAAGCAATGGCTCCAGGTCGAAGCGATGGATATCATCCTGATGCCCATGTTTCGTAATGCTTCACACTATATTGATGTAGACGATCCATTACGTGAGTATTATTGTCAGTGGGAACATTACGAAGCGAGTGAAGGGGAAGTGAAGCGCTTGCTCAATGAGTTCTGGACTCGTTATCGCAAGTTTGTGGGTGGCAGTAGTAAAGATCTCAATCGACAGCAAGCACTTAGATTGTTTGAGTTGAATGACAATGCCACGCATTTTGAGATTCGTAAAACATGGCGAAAGCTAGCGCTAAGATGGCACCCTGACCGCGATAACGGAAATGCTGAGAAGTTTAGGATTCTATGTGAAGCATGGAATATCCTTCGCCAAGAAGCTTAAGAAACGTAAGATGAAAAAACAGCGCGGTTATCGCGCTGTTTTTGTTTGAAGCGTAATGAACTATCAGTTCCTGAACTTAGCTTTACGGAAACGGTTAAGAGCTGCCATCGTATCTAAGACTCGTGGTTTAGCAAGGTCGCCATGGTTTGGCATATTCTCATGCCAATTATCTCCAAGCATTGCTACTAAATCTTGCGCTGGATTCTTTGACCATCCTGGTGTTTGTGCCAGTTGGAACCACAGCCAGCCGATAGCATTGATTTCAGACGGTGACTCAATCTGCTCTAAGGCTGATAACTCTGTAAACTCTTTACCAAAACGCAGTGAATCGGTGCCTTTTGCTGAAACTCGAAACTTACCCTCTGCCAGTATTGCTTGTAGAGCCATGCAATTTAATGAGCGAGGAGTAATGGTCTCCAGTGGCGTTTCACATTCATTTTTGCGCTCAGTAGGGTGAAGAACAATAACTTGCTGCGCTTTCTCTGTTACATCGATAGCTTGGAAATCATGCATTTGAATCACGGTGTCTGCGACATCCAGATAATCACCTGAACCTCCCATAACCACTAAACTTGAGATACCCATTTCATCGCGTAGTTGTCCAATACGATCAACTAAAGGTGTAATTGGCTCATCTCCTTTGCTGACCAGTGCTTGCATACGTTCGTCACGAATCATAAAGTTTGTTGCTGATGTATCTTCATCTATAAGCAGAGTTGTTACGCCTGCTTCAATTGATTCTTGAAGCCATGCCGCTTGAGAGGTTGAACCGGATGCATCTTGAGTGCTGAAATCACGGGTGTCTCTGCCTAATGGTAGATGGTTGATGTAGTTTGCGAGATTAAGGTTATGAACACAGCGTCCATCTTCGGCGCGAATTTTCATAGAATTGTAGTCTGAGACAATCCCTTCACGGCCATCGCCTGGAATATGGTTGTAGATCGAACGCTCTATCGCTGTAAGCAATGTGGATTTACCATGAAAACCGCCACCAACTATTAAAGTGATCCCTTTAGGAATACCAAGACCGCGAATCTCTCCTTTATTCGGTGCAACCATGGTGGTTTCCAGTTCTTTAGGTGACTGGAATTCTACGGCATCTTTCATGGGTAGATCGCAGTTACCTGCGATACGTGGCAATACGCTACCATTTGCGATGAATGCTACTAAATTTTTGTCTGAAAGCTGTGCACGCAATGCTTCTTGGTCTTCGACGATTTCACAGTGCTGAGCAAGTGCTTCCATATCTAGTTCACGTGAATTGGTTGCTTTACGAATGAACTTAGGCATATGAAAAGTCAGTGTGTTCAATGCTTTTTTAGCTAGAATGTCGCGGCCTTCAGCTGGGAGTGACATACGAAAACGTAGTTCAATACCGTGCTCAGTAAATAGTACCGAAGTACTATCCATAACAGTTTGACCGGTAACGTGGATAGTCACAGAGTTTTCCTGCTTAGCAAACTCGGCAAATGATCGTGCGATAAAGTCTCTCGCTGCCATTTGATAGGCAGCAGACTTGTCTTTCAGCCATGCTAGACCAGTTAGTGACCAGGCTCTTGTTGCGCGTAAGCGTGAAGCAGACGCGAATGGATCTGACTGAACATAATCGATATACAGATTGTAATCACCGAAGTCATATTCGCCTTTGATTTGCTGATATGCGCGATAATTCTGCTTCTCGAGTTTTTTCAGTTTTGCTGTTAATACGTCCATCACGACTGCTCTTGGAATAATAAAAAGGGGGCGATTATAGGTAGCCCTATCAAGGGAGTAAAGCCATGTGTTGCTTAATCCTTGTGGGATAAACAAAAACTGTACTCTATTTAGGAGTACAGTTTTAGTGGGAGTAGGGTATTTGTCAACACAGACAGTCTGTCTGCTAGTGGCTTAAAGACGAATGTCCTTTAAGTTCCGACTTCTATTATCAATTATCTTCAGTGACGAATTGTGTGAGATCAACCTGTTTGGAATAGTCGATATCTTCAAAACCAAAGCCGTTCAAATTTAGGAACTCTTGTTTGAATCCGTGGTAATCACCCAACTGCTTGAAATTGGATTCGTTCATTTCTTTTAGAAGTAATGACACTTTCGCTTGAGTCTCTTCATTTAGTTCTAAGTCATCCAGGCGAATTAGGCGTTCATTATCTACAGGTGTAGTAACGTCTTCTCCTAGATAGAGTTTCTCGCTGAATAAACGCTGCATTTGCTCAATGCATCCTTCATGCGTGCCTTTTTCTTTCATCACTTGATAAAGCGCCAAAATGTATGGGCTTAACCCTGGAATAAATACGCTCGCTTTGGTTACCAAAGCTTTACATACAGAGGCGTATGCGCCGCCATTGTAATTTGCCAATTTCAGGTTAAGCGAATGGCTAGTCTGGTGAAGATCTACTTTTGCGTAACCCAGAGTGCCATCTAGATAGATAGGATGTGTGATTTCAGGACCTATGTACGAGAAAGCCACAGTTTTACAGCCTTCAGCGATAGAATCAGCATTGATCAGAGTGTCAATCCAGTTTTCCCAATCTTCACCGCCCATTACTTTGATAGTGCTGGTGATTTCTTCGTCCGTTGCAGGTTCAAGCGTACTGTTTACCCAGCTATCGTTTTCGAGAAGGATAGTGGATCCTGATACAGCTTCGCCGATAGGCTTAATAGCTGAACGCCAAAACTCGTTGCTGTCGCCTTTACGTCTCATGCCGCTTGCAATGCTGTATACGACCAGATCTACTTCACCTTCGAAGTAGGTTTCGATCGCTTCGATCACTTGCTCGCGAATTTCTTTAGAAAACACATCGCCATCAATATTCACGGCAACATTGCCATTTTTTTCTGCGTGTTTCTTAAAGAAATGGTTGTTGTAGTAACCAGCGCTGCCTACACCTTTTTCAGATGGACCTCGTTCCATAGAAACGCCGATAGTATCTGCGTTTGCTCCGCCGAATGTTAATGCGATACGTGCAGCTAACCCAAAGCCGGATGATGAGCCAAGAATCAAAACACGTTTGGGGCCGTGTTCAATTGGTTTTGCTGATTTAACGTATTGAATTTGTTTTAAAATGGCTTGTTCGCAACCGAAAGGGTGTGCGGTACGTGCAACCACACCCTGTATTACGGGTTCTATGAGCATTATTGGTACCTTTTGGTGCTAGGGGGCAGTAACAATATCGTAAAGCTAAGTAAAGTTTATTGAGCTGAGGCAACAGACCTACATATTTTTAGTCATAATGTAGGAAATGCTTTAAAGCAAAGGTTCTAACTGTTCTGCCATAAAGTCCGCTATCCAAGGTTGAGCATCAGGTTTTGGGTGAAGCCCGTCTTGCATCATCCATTCTGGTTTGACAATGACCTGTTCTAGGAAAAAGGGAATAAGAGGAACCGATTTTTCACTGGCGATGGTTGGATAAAGTTGTGAAAACGCTTCGCTATAACGTTTCCCGTAATTTGGCGGAATGCGAATTTGCATCAGAATGACTTGGCTATTTTGTGCCTGTATGGTGTCGATCATCGTTTTCAGGTTGTTTTCAACCAGTTGTGGAGGAAATCCGCGTAGACC encodes:
- the cutA gene encoding divalent-cation tolerance protein CutA, producing MNDKFCIVLTTTNSQEVTQQLIRNLLSNQLAACIQTLPINSHYIWEGEVCNDEEILLVIKTQAHLFSQIEGVIEQIHNYEVPQLVQVPITDGFNPYLKWIEANTL
- a CDS encoding DUF2238 domain-containing protein, yielding MNLPKSLSVLSVAYSGVFVFSAICPSSRAVWIAEIIPALLILMIVWWVSIKQTLSTTSYVLFFIWLTLHTVGAKYTFAEVPFDWFNQLIASDRNNFDRVAHFSIGLYAYPIAELLIRKRLAKPWLAASYALFCIMSIAAGYEIVEWWYADLAGGDEGIAFLGSQGDIWDAQKDMLCDTLGALASLTLLNVQRRINPQRFHS
- a CDS encoding DNA-J related domain-containing protein, whose product is MTEAQQLSATFQNYVENPLLWPILEVLKRQPSGWKVHKLAAHLIELELMPTLDEAPEKDLFKRNFLIMNALYQLQETLYPKQWLQVEAMDIILMPMFRNASHYIDVDDPLREYYCQWEHYEASEGEVKRLLNEFWTRYRKFVGGSSKDLNRQQALRLFELNDNATHFEIRKTWRKLALRWHPDRDNGNAEKFRILCEAWNILRQEA
- a CDS encoding ABC-ATPase domain-containing protein — its product is MDVLTAKLKKLEKQNYRAYQQIKGEYDFGDYNLYIDYVQSDPFASASRLRATRAWSLTGLAWLKDKSAAYQMAARDFIARSFAEFAKQENSVTIHVTGQTVMDSTSVLFTEHGIELRFRMSLPAEGRDILAKKALNTLTFHMPKFIRKATNSRELDMEALAQHCEIVEDQEALRAQLSDKNLVAFIANGSVLPRIAGNCDLPMKDAVEFQSPKELETTMVAPNKGEIRGLGIPKGITLIVGGGFHGKSTLLTAIERSIYNHIPGDGREGIVSDYNSMKIRAEDGRCVHNLNLANYINHLPLGRDTRDFSTQDASGSTSQAAWLQESIEAGVTTLLIDEDTSATNFMIRDERMQALVSKGDEPITPLVDRIGQLRDEMGISSLVVMGGSGDYLDVADTVIQMHDFQAIDVTEKAQQVIVLHPTERKNECETPLETITPRSLNCMALQAILAEGKFRVSAKGTDSLRFGKEFTELSALEQIESPSEINAIGWLWFQLAQTPGWSKNPAQDLVAMLGDNWHENMPNHGDLAKPRVLDTMAALNRFRKAKFRN
- the fabV gene encoding enoyl-ACP reductase FabV, encoding MLIEPVIQGVVARTAHPFGCEQAILKQIQYVKSAKPIEHGPKRVLILGSSSGFGLAARIALTFGGANADTIGVSMERGPSEKGVGSAGYYNNHFFKKHAEKNGNVAVNIDGDVFSKEIREQVIEAIETYFEGEVDLVVYSIASGMRRKGDSNEFWRSAIKPIGEAVSGSTILLENDSWVNSTLEPATDEEITSTIKVMGGEDWENWIDTLINADSIAEGCKTVAFSYIGPEITHPIYLDGTLGYAKVDLHQTSHSLNLKLANYNGGAYASVCKALVTKASVFIPGLSPYILALYQVMKEKGTHEGCIEQMQRLFSEKLYLGEDVTTPVDNERLIRLDDLELNEETQAKVSLLLKEMNESNFKQLGDYHGFKQEFLNLNGFGFEDIDYSKQVDLTQFVTEDN
- the tesA gene encoding multifunctional acyl-CoA thioesterase I/protease I/lysophospholipase L1, encoding MTRLLSLLLVVLFSANASSNTLLVLGDSLSAGYNMSIEQAWPNLLGDALKNKGKSVTVINGSISGDTTGNGLSRLPSLLKQHNPDSVLIELGANDGLRGFPPQLVENNLKTMIDTIQAQNSQVILMQIRIPPNYGKRYSEAFSQLYPTIASEKSVPLIPFFLEQVIVKPEWMMQDGLHPKPDAQPWIADFMAEQLEPLL